The genomic window GAGCGCCCATGCCTTGCGCCGCTGGTCCGGTGTGATGCTCCTGCCGTCGCTTAGGTAGATATCACACTCAGCGCTGATCCGGTACCCTTCCGGCAGTTGGAGCGGGGCGGACACATGGACCAGGCCATCCTCCAATTTGTTTACCCGCCCCGTCACAATCATGCCGTTCACCTCCTGTTAAGCGCTTTCGCTCTTACTCGCTTCCAATCGTTTTTTCATGCACCCTACGCACAGCTGGGCGGCGTAATGTTCACGCCCATATTGGATCAGTTCTTCCACGGTTGATTTCGAGGTGGGCCGGATATGACTGCCGCATTCCTCACACTTTGGCGGTTCCTCGCCCGATTCAAGCCATTCGGCCAGCTCCTGGCCTATGCTTTCGCTGAGCTCAAAGACGCGCCCATCCAGGAGGCTTGTGCGGTCCTTGGTAGCTATGGCCTGGTGGCTCTGGTCCACCTCGACAAAGACCGAAAATTCGTACTCCATGCCATCCCGCTGGATCGGTGCCATGCCCACTTTGCGGATAGCCGTCTTGCCATTGACCACTTCCTGCACATAATCCATTTTCGCCCGGAAGGTAGCGATGATATGGCATCCGCTGTGGATGATGGTATCCACCAGGCGATTGTGCAAGGGAGTGATCTCCCGCCATGCGGCCCAACCGTTTTTGTTGCTCTTTTCGATCTGGCCCTTCTTGTCCAGGAGCCCGCCGGTTCCCGCCCAGGCATGGGTCAAGCTGTCGATGATCACCACTTCCATGCCCGCCTGTTCGCATTCCTTCAGGGCGTTCAGGTACTTTTCTGGGGTGTAGGGAGCCAAGATATCAATGATGTTGTACTCCCCTATGGCGATTCCCTGGTGGGCATAGTTCGCGTAGAGGTCGCCGCTCCCGTTCTCCGTGTCTATAAGGCATATCTTGGACCAATCCTTGCAGATCCCATGCGCCACCAACAGGGCGCCCATGGTCTTGCCACTCCCTGCCGGGCCCGATATCCCCAAGCGAAGCTTAGCCTTCAGGCGTTGTGCTTTTCGGATCAAAACCAGCTCCTCCTCTCCGCCTCGAACTTTGGGGGCTGCTCCTCAGCTTTGACGCCCTCAACCACCTGTCCGTCATCGTCTACCACCTGTCCGTCATGGATGGTGGTCGTGAGTTTTAGACTTGCCCAGTCCGGGGTCTCGGTGACCTTGGTCTTGATGTACTCCTCCTTGCCCTGCTCCTTGAGCCAGGCCAGGAGCCGCTCATCATCCCGGACATACTTCGGGGCTGGGTATTTGAGCCGCAAAACGCCGGACGGCAGGTCATAGGTCTCCTGGGTCTTGCTCCTGCGCTTGGCCTTGGGGCCCAGGCCCTCAAAGTAGGCGCGGAGCGGCCCAAGGTAATAGTCCCGCTCCCGGCTGCACTTGTCGGTGTAGTCCTGAATCACGTCCTCATAGTACTTGATCCATTTGCGGCTGGTCTCCACAATGCGCTGTTCCCTGGCATTGATCTCATCGATCTTTTGCAGGGCCCTTTCCGCCTCGATATCGTCTCTGATCTCATAGGCCTTGGGCCCCTCATATTTGTAAGCTTCCATGGTTCCCTCCTTACCAGGGGGAGGTGCGCCCTCCCCCATTGTCAGAAATTACGCCCAACAAGATATAATCCATCTTGACCTTTCGCCGGCGAGTGGGTATAATGTAATTGTGATTTTTGCTTGGGGCCTTCTTTGGGTCCTTCTTTTTTTGCCTCTTTTCCCGGGAATAGGTCGCGTACGCTCCCCAGGAGGTCGTCTTCGCTCCCTGTGAGGTCATCCAGCACATGTAAGGGATCATCATATTTCATCCTTCCACCTCCTACGCAATATCCTCATTGCCGAAGCTTGCCGCCTCCTTGCGGCCCTCCATGATCTTGTTGTAGCAGTCCTCGCAATACAGGTCTACATCATCCCAGGGACGGTATACAGCGCCATGGATGGGCTTACCGCATCGGTCACAGCACCCATTCCACTCCTCCTCGCCCCGCTCCTCATCCAGGTACTCATCATAGCAGAGCCCGCATAGCGGCA from Gehongia tenuis includes these protein-coding regions:
- a CDS encoding ATP-binding protein — translated: MIRKAQRLKAKLRLGISGPAGSGKTMGALLVAHGICKDWSKICLIDTENGSGDLYANYAHQGIAIGEYNIIDILAPYTPEKYLNALKECEQAGMEVVIIDSLTHAWAGTGGLLDKKGQIEKSNKNGWAAWREITPLHNRLVDTIIHSGCHIIATFRAKMDYVQEVVNGKTAIRKVGMAPIQRDGMEYEFSVFVEVDQSHQAIATKDRTSLLDGRVFELSESIGQELAEWLESGEEPPKCEECGSHIRPTSKSTVEELIQYGREHYAAQLCVGCMKKRLEASKSESA
- a CDS encoding host-nuclease inhibitor Gam family protein — protein: MEAYKYEGPKAYEIRDDIEAERALQKIDEINAREQRIVETSRKWIKYYEDVIQDYTDKCSRERDYYLGPLRAYFEGLGPKAKRRSKTQETYDLPSGVLRLKYPAPKYVRDDERLLAWLKEQGKEEYIKTKVTETPDWASLKLTTTIHDGQVVDDDGQVVEGVKAEEQPPKFEAERRSWF